A single region of the Streptococcus sanguinis genome encodes:
- the hisF gene encoding imidazole glycerol phosphate synthase subunit HisF has protein sequence MLKKRIIPCLDVKDGRVVKGINFVNLTDVGDPVDAAKAYYEAGCDELVFLDITATHEERDTTVEMVRRVAEQVFIPFTVGGGIRTVEDMKRMLQAGADKVAVNSSALANPQLLADCAEKFGRQCVVLAVDAKKEADGSWHVYLAGGRKDSGRDLLDWVQEAVSLGAGELLLTSMDKDGTKSGFDLPMLEAVSQVVSVPIIASGGAGSSQHILEVFEKTAATGALAASIFHYGQVSISDTKKAMQEAGLEVRI, from the coding sequence ATGCTGAAAAAACGAATCATTCCCTGTCTGGATGTCAAGGACGGCCGGGTGGTCAAGGGTATCAACTTTGTCAATCTGACTGATGTGGGAGATCCAGTTGATGCGGCCAAGGCTTACTATGAAGCAGGCTGCGATGAGTTGGTCTTTCTGGACATCACCGCCACCCATGAGGAGAGGGACACGACGGTCGAGATGGTCCGGCGCGTAGCGGAGCAGGTTTTCATTCCCTTTACCGTCGGGGGCGGCATTCGTACGGTTGAGGACATGAAGCGGATGCTGCAGGCTGGGGCGGATAAGGTTGCGGTTAATTCCTCAGCATTGGCAAATCCTCAGCTTTTAGCTGACTGCGCTGAGAAATTCGGCAGGCAATGCGTGGTGCTGGCCGTGGATGCTAAGAAAGAAGCGGATGGCAGCTGGCATGTCTATCTGGCTGGCGGCCGAAAGGACAGCGGTCGCGACCTGTTAGACTGGGTCCAAGAAGCTGTCAGTCTTGGAGCGGGGGAACTTCTTTTGACCAGTATGGACAAGGACGGTACCAAGTCTGGTTTTGACTTGCCAATGCTGGAAGCTGTCTCTCAAGTGGTTTCCGTTCCTATCATCGCCTCTGGTGGTGCTGGCAGTAGCCAGCATATCCTAGAAGTTTTTGAAAAGACTGCAGCGACAGGTGCCTTGGCAGCTTCAATTTTCCATTATGGTCAGGTCTCCATCTCAGATACCAAAAAAGCCATGCAGGAAGCTGGATTGGAGGTGCGCATCTGA
- the hisI gene encoding phosphoribosyl-AMP cyclohydrolase — MTEVKLDFQKQGGLIPAIILDHTSKEVLMLAYLNEEAYHLTRTSGQMWYWSRSRQELWHKGATSSHYQTVKKITADCDLDTLLIEVDQLGAACHTGAKSCFFHTIWDEEDGKTD, encoded by the coding sequence ATGACAGAAGTAAAGTTAGATTTTCAAAAACAAGGCGGTCTCATACCTGCCATTATCTTAGACCACACCAGCAAAGAAGTCCTCATGTTAGCCTATCTCAATGAAGAAGCCTACCATCTGACCCGCACAAGCGGTCAGATGTGGTACTGGAGCCGGTCACGCCAGGAGCTTTGGCATAAGGGAGCCACCAGCAGCCACTACCAGACTGTCAAAAAAATCACAGCTGATTGCGACCTAGATACCCTGCTGATCGAGGTAGACCAGCTGGGAGCAGCCTGCCACACCGGTGCTAAATCCTGCTTTTTCCATACAATCTGGGATGAAGAAGACGGCAAAACTGACTAA
- the hisE gene encoding phosphoribosyl-ATP diphosphatase, with translation MLENLYQEALKRKKEPKEGSYTSYLYDKGLDKILKKVGEEATEVVIAAKNADKNEMANETADLLYHLAVALVETGVSLEEVETVLQARQGKQSRIHDRPEIDHY, from the coding sequence ATGCTAGAAAACCTCTATCAAGAAGCCCTCAAACGCAAAAAAGAGCCCAAGGAAGGCTCCTATACCAGCTATCTCTATGACAAGGGGCTGGACAAGATTCTCAAAAAAGTTGGTGAAGAAGCGACTGAAGTAGTCATTGCGGCCAAAAACGCTGATAAGAACGAGATGGCCAATGAGACAGCTGATCTGCTCTACCATCTGGCGGTCGCTCTCGTCGAGACCGGCGTCAGTCTGGAAGAGGTCGAGACCGTCCTCCAGGCCCGTCAGGGCAAGCAGAGCCGGATTCACGACCGACCTGAAATTGACCATTACTAA
- a CDS encoding PHP domain-containing protein, whose protein sequence is MRDNHLHTYFSYDSEADFCDYLDHYEGEIVTTEHYDLSNPYPYEAASPHDDVPDYEAYSAKIAELNQQYGNRIKKGIEIGYYAPRKDDILAFLADKDYDLKLLSVHHNGSFDYLEDPVLQLDKMELIPRYLRELEEAIEAVQADVLAHFDYGFRKFALTVEELKTFEPELRQLFQKMIDHGLAFELNCKSMYLYGHEELYIYALYLVKELGGQRFSVGSDGHKLEHFRLQFDRVAKILAEAGIGEEQLI, encoded by the coding sequence ATGCGCGACAACCATCTTCATACCTATTTTTCCTATGATTCTGAGGCGGATTTCTGTGACTATCTGGACCATTACGAGGGCGAGATTGTCACCACTGAGCACTACGATTTGTCCAATCCTTACCCTTACGAAGCTGCCTCGCCCCACGATGATGTGCCTGACTATGAGGCCTATTCAGCAAAAATAGCAGAGCTGAACCAGCAATATGGCAACCGCATCAAAAAGGGCATTGAAATTGGCTATTACGCTCCGCGTAAAGACGATATCCTAGCTTTCCTAGCGGACAAGGATTATGACCTCAAGCTCCTGTCTGTCCACCACAATGGCAGTTTTGACTATCTGGAAGATCCAGTCTTGCAGCTGGATAAGATGGAGCTGATTCCCCGCTACCTGAGAGAGTTAGAAGAGGCTATTGAGGCTGTGCAAGCAGATGTACTAGCTCACTTTGACTATGGTTTCCGAAAATTTGCGCTTACCGTAGAGGAGTTAAAAACTTTTGAACCAGAGCTGCGACAGCTTTTTCAAAAGATGATTGACCATGGTCTGGCCTTTGAGCTCAACTGCAAGTCCATGTATCTATATGGTCACGAGGAACTCTATATCTACGCTCTCTATCTAGTTAAGGAGCTGGGCGGTCAGCGCTTTTCAGTGGGATCAGACGGACACAAGTTGGAGCATTTCCGATTGCAGTTTGACCGAGTTGCCAAAATCTTAGCGGAGGCCGGCATAGGTGAAGAGCAGTTGATCTAG
- a CDS encoding GNAT family N-acetyltransferase yields the protein MAEIRPLKPEEIPLLEEFLYQAIFIPSGLAPLSRSILKEPDLEMYIKDFGQQPDDWALAAEVDGLLVGVVWVRIMKDYGYFDDQTPSLSISFLPDFRGQGLGQQLMTAMLDLLKAKGYPSVSLSVSKDNPAVRFYQRLGFVTVEEREDDYLMLCRL from the coding sequence ATGGCCGAGATCCGGCCCTTAAAACCAGAGGAAATCCCGCTCTTAGAGGAATTTCTTTACCAAGCTATTTTTATCCCCTCAGGTCTAGCGCCGCTTTCTAGAAGCATCCTGAAAGAGCCAGATTTAGAGATGTATATCAAGGACTTTGGTCAGCAGCCAGATGATTGGGCTTTAGCAGCAGAAGTGGACGGCCTGCTGGTCGGAGTAGTTTGGGTTCGGATCATGAAAGATTACGGCTATTTTGACGACCAGACACCCTCTCTATCCATTTCATTCCTGCCTGACTTCAGAGGGCAAGGACTAGGCCAGCAGTTGATGACGGCCATGCTGGACTTGCTCAAGGCCAAAGGCTACCCAAGTGTCTCCCTCTCCGTTTCCAAAGATAATCCCGCCGTTCGCTTTTATCAAAGACTGGGCTTTGTTACGGTTGAAGAGAGGGAAGATGACTATTTGATGCTGTGCCGATTGTAA
- a CDS encoding helix-turn-helix transcriptional regulator, with translation MKLERLIYILLALLNKRQITAKEIAERFEISTRTVYRDMDTLSLAGIPIYSERGDKGGFYIPDDYKMDSSFFTEEEKQFIINMSQNVGKIVGRPSFGSLEHKFASQESTDKVNPFYFDLTSWSLNTNYLLEIEQAIQTGKKISFSYFSKKQEQSRRTILPYRLIFKLNAWYVIGYCLDKLDFRFFKLSRIRDLQLVEEAVDVGDYPLLSQEKLELFLNPSKDKVESSKEEIELIFEESALPKIYDHFTEEEITVEQTRIKVHAFRALTPAFFELILSFAHQVKVISPKKLQDKLIDSLQKNLQQYDRL, from the coding sequence ATGAAATTAGAACGATTAATTTATATTCTGCTAGCCCTTTTGAATAAAAGACAGATAACAGCTAAAGAAATTGCTGAACGTTTTGAAATATCTACTCGTACCGTATATCGAGATATGGATACGCTCAGCTTAGCTGGAATCCCTATCTACTCAGAACGCGGAGATAAGGGTGGCTTTTATATACCAGATGACTACAAGATGGACAGCAGCTTTTTCACAGAAGAAGAAAAGCAGTTTATCATCAATATGAGCCAAAATGTCGGCAAAATCGTTGGTCGTCCAAGTTTTGGCAGCCTTGAGCATAAGTTTGCTTCTCAAGAGTCGACCGATAAGGTTAACCCTTTTTACTTCGATCTTACTTCCTGGTCTCTCAATACAAATTATTTACTTGAAATTGAGCAGGCTATACAAACTGGGAAGAAAATTTCCTTTTCTTATTTTTCTAAAAAACAAGAACAAAGCCGGAGAACGATTCTTCCTTATCGTCTGATTTTTAAGCTAAATGCTTGGTATGTTATCGGATATTGCTTAGACAAGTTAGATTTTCGTTTTTTCAAACTCAGCAGGATTCGTGATTTGCAGTTAGTAGAGGAGGCTGTCGACGTTGGAGATTATCCGCTTTTATCTCAAGAAAAGTTAGAGCTTTTTCTCAATCCATCCAAAGATAAAGTTGAGAGCAGTAAAGAAGAAATAGAGCTAATTTTTGAAGAATCTGCGCTTCCAAAAATTTATGACCATTTCACAGAAGAAGAAATCACTGTTGAGCAAACCAGAATAAAGGTCCATGCTTTCAGAGCATTAACACCGGCTTTTTTTGAATTGATTTTAAGTTTTGCTCATCAAGTAAAAGTAATATCGCCAAAAAAACTACAGGATAAATTAATTGATTCTCTTCAAAAAAATCTTCAGCAATATGACAGACTGTAG
- a CDS encoding nuclear transport factor 2 family protein produces the protein MDTRRLAESYFTAVNKGGWEDFVAENFNYGMCDSQEIRRGRDVYLQGAGQFYALNQHLEVKKLLVEGREVAALNRYRLQSPHGKELELDVAEFLKFDESDKLIASNIYFDTHRFQEFMQGK, from the coding sequence ATGGATACAAGAAGATTAGCAGAAAGCTATTTTACCGCAGTCAATAAAGGTGGCTGGGAAGATTTCGTAGCTGAAAACTTTAATTATGGTATGTGCGACAGTCAGGAAATCAGGCGAGGTCGAGATGTTTATCTGCAAGGTGCAGGTCAATTCTATGCTTTGAACCAGCATCTTGAAGTGAAGAAGTTATTGGTAGAGGGACGAGAAGTAGCGGCTTTAAATCGCTATCGCCTGCAGTCGCCACACGGAAAGGAACTAGAATTGGATGTCGCAGAATTTTTAAAATTTGACGAATCAGACAAATTAATTGCATCCAACATTTACTTTGATACTCATCGTTTCCAAGAGTTTATGCAAGGGAAATAA
- a CDS encoding DUF2207 domain-containing protein: MKNTYSFNRLLLSLALLTSLFCIFVPRHILADDVESRITSYVGQLELHSDNTATFTEEVTFEYDSSYNGQYITLGQAGKMPKGFQIEDNPKIDIITNGQEKSPQKIKEEAVKDGKKITIYNSGKSGDQVIITITWKLQNMLWVYQDIAELNWIPISDWDADIRRLYFSVSTDRFDTSAQLFAHTGFNKNQPKVEKLNQILAVRSNNLTKGTKLELHGAWDKSIFTDIDTASIIPSTHRKQFEEKEKEIEQKQKQHSFIIYVLGPVIALSFLIISLACFLYYLLRFYYLNKLPKNTRLYEPPQNLTPLQLAYNIYNISIEKSLAHTRKTGTPSFSSLVQATLMDLIDRGNIKFRIGRSGEKLEIVHLDNLSRYEIKLLEMVFGDKDKVTPDTMFPDYQQSSKSSTRQKFQEALRTVANYVRQERVDLNLPIRYRKISKKEERPVSLAYISYYIGIIILSLGSLFYNPFTTGQFDYSYSYIYPLLLFVAWFLGKAAQIKLNRMADRYLKKEFREEVIEWQSFSNMLRDISHLSQTEVEGIILWNRILVYATLFGYAEKVSQTLKGRDIQLKETNLESFFFSNISTGFATGFSNVDISLNPPSSSSYFSLSSGISGGFSGGGGGGGGGSF, encoded by the coding sequence ATGAAAAACACCTACAGTTTTAACAGACTACTGCTTAGCCTAGCACTTCTTACTTCATTATTTTGCATCTTTGTTCCTCGTCACATATTGGCTGACGATGTCGAGAGCAGGATTACATCCTATGTAGGACAGCTAGAGCTGCATAGCGATAATACAGCCACTTTTACAGAGGAAGTAACTTTTGAATACGACAGTTCCTATAACGGCCAATATATCACGCTGGGCCAGGCTGGCAAGATGCCTAAAGGCTTTCAAATCGAAGACAATCCTAAGATAGATATTATCACCAATGGACAGGAAAAATCACCACAAAAGATAAAAGAAGAGGCTGTAAAAGACGGAAAAAAGATTACAATCTATAATTCTGGTAAATCTGGTGATCAAGTCATTATCACTATAACTTGGAAATTACAAAACATGCTTTGGGTGTATCAAGATATAGCTGAGCTGAATTGGATACCTATTTCTGATTGGGATGCGGATATTCGACGATTATATTTTTCTGTTTCTACGGATCGTTTCGATACTAGTGCTCAGCTTTTCGCCCATACAGGCTTCAATAAAAACCAACCAAAGGTAGAAAAATTAAATCAGATTCTGGCGGTTAGGTCAAATAATCTCACAAAAGGAACAAAACTTGAATTGCACGGCGCTTGGGACAAGAGTATATTTACAGATATTGATACTGCCAGTATTATCCCTTCAACCCACCGCAAGCAATTTGAAGAGAAGGAAAAAGAAATTGAACAAAAACAGAAGCAACATAGCTTTATAATTTATGTACTAGGTCCAGTCATTGCTCTCTCGTTTCTGATTATAAGTCTGGCTTGCTTTCTTTACTATTTACTAAGATTTTATTATCTAAACAAGCTTCCTAAAAATACGCGACTCTATGAACCGCCTCAGAATCTTACTCCTCTGCAACTTGCATACAATATCTATAATATATCAATTGAAAAATCTCTTGCTCATACTAGAAAAACAGGAACTCCTAGCTTTTCTAGTTTAGTACAGGCTACTTTAATGGATCTGATTGACAGAGGAAATATAAAATTTCGCATTGGAAGATCAGGAGAGAAACTGGAAATTGTTCACTTAGATAACCTAAGTCGCTACGAGATAAAACTGTTGGAAATGGTCTTTGGCGATAAGGATAAAGTTACTCCTGATACGATGTTCCCAGATTACCAACAAAGCTCCAAGTCTTCTACACGACAGAAATTTCAAGAGGCTCTACGTACTGTTGCGAACTATGTCCGTCAAGAAAGAGTCGATTTAAATCTCCCTATACGATACCGTAAAATAAGCAAAAAAGAAGAAAGACCTGTTTCATTAGCTTATATTTCCTATTATATTGGTATTATTATTCTCTCTTTAGGTTCTCTTTTTTATAATCCTTTTACTACCGGACAGTTTGATTACTCATATTCCTACATTTATCCTTTGCTTCTATTTGTCGCGTGGTTCCTTGGGAAAGCAGCTCAAATAAAATTGAATCGAATGGCAGATAGATACCTAAAAAAGGAATTTAGAGAAGAAGTAATTGAATGGCAGAGCTTCTCCAACATGCTGCGCGATATTTCTCATCTTAGTCAAACTGAGGTAGAGGGAATCATTCTCTGGAATCGAATTCTAGTATATGCGACTCTTTTTGGCTATGCGGAAAAAGTCAGTCAAACATTAAAAGGAAGAGACATTCAATTAAAAGAAACAAATCTTGAAAGTTTCTTCTTCAGTAATATATCTACAGGTTTTGCTACAGGCTTTAGCAATGTTGATATTTCATTGAATCCTCCCAGCTCAAGTAGCTACTTCAGCTTGTCATCTGGTATTTCAGGTGGCTTCTCAGGTGGTGGGGGCGGAGGAGGCGGAGGCTCCTTCTAA